agtagtttggATTATCATAATCagtcattaatttattataccgTAGTTATTTCACTTTACTgcgtatttttgtttgaaaactttatcgTGTCTAGATCATCTGCAGATGTTCTACTCTTCTCAAGGGCTTCTTCGCCGTCGGAACTCGTTATTGAGGCTCTAATAGTTCGTAACTTTTGCTTTTGACGGCTAGTgtaaaaactagttttaaatttaacttttatactAAATGTTACAAATTGTTTGATGCCATTATGTAAATACTTAACGCATTACCATAAATCTTATATTATGCTTCACAAGCTTCATTCTAGCGATTTGGGGTTTTACTTATTGTAGCAACACTCTCTAGCTATCAGCCTTCACGTTATTCATAGTAgggaaaaaacaatttttcgtATGGTATCACTATATTTTTCCCACCCTCACGTAGACATCCCTACCATCAATCATTAACATTTTCGTGCTCAGGGCCTTCGCacgttgtattttttattttatttgttacattttagtattaaaataaaagtgaaactATATAATACACGATGGGCAAAAGGAAGACAGAGGCGAGGGAAGCGAAGATTCTTAGAAAGATAAGGAAACTGGAAGAAAAATTGTCGAACACACCGGCGAGGAAACGTATAATGCGTCTACCTTCTAGTAGTTCGAGTGACGAGAATAAtagtaagtttatattttatatgatgtGAGTCTCCGTTTTTGGGATTCTTCCTTCATATTTACGCTATGAAAGCGAATATAACCCAAACATATGATGTGAGTCTCCGTTTTTTGGGATTCTTCCTTCATATTTACGCAACCAGAGTACCTATATAAGAACTATATACATGATGTGAGTCTCCGTTTTTGGGATTCTTCCTTCATAATTATCTTATTGAGGAATATTTGGTAGATGTTATAATGATGTGAGACTCCGCTAATTGGTTTACTCcttcataataattatgctaTGCTATACTATGCACAgtatgggttttttttatttattttttcctacctacctacttttacaGTAGAAGTGATCTTGTAACCTATGTTAAAGTCTAAACGTGGGGACGTTTACAGATGTCAGCCAGACGAAGAATGACATATTATACCAGGCTTTACCGGATTCGTTCGACGCTCTTGATGATGTCACCGAGCGACGTCCAGACATCGTGTTATCAATGGAGGACATAACACGGCCTGAGGCGGCTGTTGAGATACCAGCAGTTTCGCAGATCGGCGGTGCCGATTCAGCAGTCTCTGAAATCGAGGGGAATAATGACCTCGAGTTGGATGGGTCAATACTTTCATTGTTAGGTGATGTTCCCGAACTTGTTACTGAACTCGGACCTCCTATCCATAAGGATATTGCCACAAGATGGCAAGACATTTTGAAAAGAGGGCTTAAAGAGGATATCAAAAGAGACTTGGTAAAGTTATATcctatacctaataatttagAAACACTGGTACCACCAATTCTAAATCCTGAAGTAAAAGTAGCACTAGCAGAAAGTTTAGTAAAACGAGACTCTTCTatttttcataaacaaaaacagaTCGGGTTGGCATTGTCAGCACTTAGTAAATCTGTCGACTCTATAATAAGTGACCCAGCCAAAAAGTTACATATCGAcacaaaatcgatattattaagACCTTTAAGTGATGCTTGTCGCATTTTATGTGATGTATACCAGCTCGAAACGAAAAGACGAAGAATGCTTATTTTAAGTTCGATAAACCAGAAGATGAAAGACATCGTTATGGATACATTACCTGAAAAATATCTCTTTGGTGACAACATGTCGGAGAAGTTAAAGACAGCTCAAGGTATTAATAGATCGGGACAAATTTTAAAAGTCATACCGAAGACAAGTTTTTTGAGTAAAAATGCTACGTCAACTACATCAGTCCCAAAGTCTTTAAACCAACGGACCCCATATCGGAAAATAACAGCACGTTCTTATATGGGGAAACAACGACTGCAGGACCGTGCAGCGCCAGCGCCAACTCCAGCGCCAGCTCAGGGCCGCCAGCGGCACTACCGCCGCAGCCCTCCACCTCCTCCGCGGCGTCAGAGACAGCAGCGGTTTTGAGCATTGACCACGAGGTACGTTATGCGGGGCGACTGTCATATTTCTTTCAACAATGGGGGAATATAACTAGTGACCCGCTTATATTAGACTGGTTAAAGGGCTATAAGATTCCTTTTGTTTCACAACCCATACGCAGTGATTGGGCTTGTACTATTGTAAGATCTAAAAAGgaattatttgcatttaataaatgt
The Pararge aegeria chromosome 6, ilParAegt1.1, whole genome shotgun sequence genome window above contains:
- the LOC120624471 gene encoding uncharacterized protein LOC120624471, with product MGKRKTEAREAKILRKIRKLEEKLSNTPARKRIMRLPSSSSSDENNNVSQTKNDILYQALPDSFDALDDVTERRPDIVLSMEDITRPEAAVEIPAVSQIGGADSAVSEIEGNNDLELDGSILSLLGDVPELVTELGPPIHKDIATRWQDILKRGLKEDIKRDLVKLYPIPNNLETLVPPILNPEVKVALAESLVKRDSSIFHKQKQIGLALSALSKSVDSIISDPAKKLHIDTKSILLRPLSDACRILCDVYQLETKRRRMLILSSINQKMKDIVMDTLPEKYLFGDNMSEKLKTAQGINRSGQILKVIPKTSFLSKNATSTTSVPKSLNQRTPYRKITARSYMGKQRLQDRAAPAPTPAPAQGRQRHYRRSPPPPPRRQRQQRF